DNA sequence from the Suricata suricatta isolate VVHF042 chromosome 14, meerkat_22Aug2017_6uvM2_HiC, whole genome shotgun sequence genome:
GCCCATGAGGGAAAATTTGGGACTGAATATGGAAGACAAACCTGAGTATTTTGATCTAGGTAAAAGTAAGAATGGAAAAGGGAGTGAGGAACAAGTTAGAAGAAGATGAGTGTAGTCTCATTTGGGTTAAAGACATTGGTCGGAGGTGAGTCTTCTAGGTAGATAATTTAATATTAGATGATATCAAATTATTCTGtgaatatagtttaaaattttctcattattctgAGGGCTCTGCTGTCTCATGTTTGATGCATTGCATATGCTATAAGGaaattgataattatttttgaaaagaaagaatttgggaTTTTGCACACTCCAGACCATAGGGATTTATATGTTTAATTGAGATATGGCTATATTAAGGAAAAGAGCTCTGATGGGCTTTTGGTAATGTGACTATAATTGTAAAATATTCTTCTAGTAAGACAGAGAGATGCTGTTAAATAAGAAGCTTTAGCTGAATAAGGCATATAAAAAGATTCATGGATATAATGCTTTTCAGAAGTGCTACAAGTTGGAAAAACATTTAAGTAGAGTGTTCTTTTTCTATCCCAGAGCATAATTCAACTGAGATTTCCTTTATCTGCTGCTAACTCTCATGGTGCTTTTCTAGTGAGgcaaattaaaaatgtgtatgtatccTGAAAAATTACATACCTGGCTATTTTGATTATGTATATTCTGAAAGGTATTAACATTCTATGTGGACCCCTGAGGTTCAGCATTTTGTTGGTCACAACCTATTGTACTTTTCACAAATATGCCTGTGTGGCATATGGTCATAATTGTTCTCTaacaatttagtttttttttttttagcttaaagccaaatttaaaaaaatcccataagATACAAAAATGagatatgtattttgaatatcCCAGTTTTTGTTAATTTCACTATTGGAAAGGACAGGAgggatacattttcttttttaaaaatttttttaatgttttatttatttttgatacagagagagacagagcatgagagggggcagggcagagagagaaggagacacagaaccagaagcaggctccaggctctgagctagctgtcagctcagagcctgatgtggggctcgaacccacgaacgtgaaatctgacctgagctgaagtcagaggcttaaccgactgagccacccaggcgccccatacattttcttattaattattaGATTTGGGATATTAAGTAAGGATGACACTTGCAAGGAAAACAGTTAATATAATTGTAAGCGTGATCCAATCCAAACTTCCATGTTTGCCGTATATGAGATTGAGTGAACAGAGGCCAAATGAGACAGAAATCTGTTTTAATGTAGATAAAGGAATTTGGGAGATCTTTTCTTTGCATATGTTTTCAAAGCAGGACATACTACTTTGATGTAGCCAAGTTCTTGAGACTTCAAAAACCAGAAATTGtctgtgattttcattttctcttgaagTCAGTTTCATGGAATTGTAGATCACGAAGAGACCTATAAAGTTTCTCATTCAGAAGACAGGGTCTTTCTTACGCTAAAGGTAGTTTTCCAAATGTGGCGCTTAGTAGCTTTTTCTTGCAAGTGTGTTGTGGGTCAATGTGGGCAGCTTTCTGTTTTACATTGTTATTcaagtcttcctttctttttcagtcttgGGGGAAACAGAAAGTTtgatctccttttttaaattcagagTTACCACTGACCTTCTGTCTTCTTAAAATCTCCACAGATCCTGTAGTTCACCGACCCTTTATAAATACTCACAGCCCTCAGGACTGTGGGATTTGGAGAAAGGCAGCTGTGTCAGGCCATCTGATTAGAAGTAAATGCATGCACATAATATTCGGATACTCAGTGGAGTTCAGAGATGCTTATAAAAGCTCTGTTGACACAGATTGTGTCATTTACACCCAGAATACAGGCATGAATTAAAACTTCCTGAAAATACAAGCCACATATAATGATCTAAGGAACTTAAAAATCTGCGTCTAATGGCATGTGGCGAGAGATATGAGCATTGTAtcttcaagaatagaatttaacTCTTGTTAAAGGTAATACAGCTAAGGTGTATAAAGCTTGTCTGCGCAGTCACTGAGTGATGCTTTTGTAGTAAATTTTTTTAGCGCCTGGGCCACGATGTACCATTGGATTGAGTGTTAACTCCAGTGGTAGCTTAGTTCAGATGCAGCAGAGATTGTGTATTTCACTGATTCTTgtaaaaaagagaatttgaacaTTCTCACACTTTTTACTTGTCCTTAGAACTCTTTTGTTACAACAGAATGCACTGAAAGGAACATTGACCAGTGTTGCTGAACTCTTTCTAACATAGTGATGAAATGGCCTATttgctttccctttccccttaCATCAGAAATCCCTTCATGCAACATTTGTGaagttaaatacacacacacacacacacacacacacacacacacacactgtttgtAAATAAGttcttatgaattaaaaaaataaattaaaaaataaaaaaattaaaatattttaaaagttaatttaaaaagtttaaaaatttaatggaatGTTACAGTGTGGGGCTAGAAGAAACCTGGActaaaaatgaagaatcagagaCTCAAATCTTGTTCTTGATACTAGTTAATTTTTGACCTTGTGGAAATCACTTCTGCCTTTTATCCTTAggtttttaattgttaaaaaggtgtgtgtgtgtgtgtgtgtgagagagagagagagagagagagagagagagaagagaaagagaggtactggaaggaagggagggagggagaggggcagagatggaaggagagagagaaagagagagggagaaatcagTGGGTTCTTAAATAAGGTGATACTGACCCCCAGGGAGCATTTTTATTTGTCACAATGATGACATTTGCTAGGATTTACTAGTCATCAGTCTGGGTTGGAAAACAAGCTACAATACACAGGATCATCTTACAAAGTGAAAAGTGTCCTGCCTGAAATGCCAGTAATTGGGAGCCCTCTTTGAGAAAGCTATAGATAATTCTCTAGGATCTCTTCCAGTTTGTATCCAAATTGCACAATTGGTAAAAACAACAgtagattaaataatttaaaaaacccaaattgcATGAATTTAAAACCATAAACAAAGCAATACTTCAAATTCTTACAAAAAGCTTGAGGCAAATGTAATCTATATGCTTATTGACCAGGCAGGGAAAGAGTTGTTTATTGATATTTCTGTACCAGTCATTTTCTCAATTGCAGtcacatacattttaaagatgcCCAAGTTAGATGTTGTTATTGCTATTTTGCCAATAATAAGCCTGAAGCTTAGAGAGGTTGATCAGACTTTGAGTGGCAGAAACAAATGTTAATTTGACCCCATCTGGCTCCAAACCTGGGGCTCTTTCCCAACATTCCATTCCCTTGAAGATGGAAAATAGTAAAGATGATGGTAGAAAAGTACATGCATGTCAGTGACCAGCCATTATGAACTTGGCTTCCATTCACTGAGCACACCACTCTTTTGCCTCTCAGACGGTACGCAGGCTACATCCTTTTTTCTGAATTCCTCCTCCTCACCAGGCCAACACATGTTCATCCTTGGGTTTTACTTGTACTTTGTTTCCTCTCGAAGTTTCCCTGACCACGTGGCACCTATTTCAGGCACCCTGCGTTGTGCTTCAGTGGCCTCCTATGCCTTCCTGTCATATGCACACAGCCCTCAGTGCCACTTTTTACCTTACCAAATATGTGCTGAGCAAAGAGGGATGATAAACAGTTGATGTagcaatttattttaagaaatgaagtgaTATTAATTAATGgtgaacattttgaatatttgtttcgTAACATTAGGATAGaattcattttatatacatagataatttttatatcacatttattatCATTCTTCATAGTGTAtagttcctttttttcattttaaacaagaattttatttaaacaacaaGATGCTTGATTGGAAGGGAAAACTATCCAGGATTCATTAGAGTAATTTATTCCTACTTAAAGACAGATTGCCCTACATGTAATAGCTATGTACAAAATGGTTATAAAATTGTCCTTGCTTTTACAATGATAagtgaaaaactttaaaattctacaATCAAACAAGGTATGCAAGGAtttttgtgttgttctttttttgtcAAGCAGCgaaaacaaaataacttattGGAATATAAAGATAAGGGCTGAATGAACATGCCACTAGTGGAGAAAGGAGATATTTTCACAGAACTGGTACTTTCCCCCATCCCATCCCCTTGTAATGTTGACCAAAACATACCATTGGCCATTTAGTTAAAAAATGCAATATGCTTGTGCATGTACACAGTTACCTTATGTACAAcaagaaatgggggaggggaaatgaaagaatgaactatACTGTAGTAATCAGGATGTGATAGAACCAAACTGACATTTTCTCATTGAGAATGTCTTCTTTCTTGGTCCAGAGGAACAGAGTTCTGGATTAAAGTGGCAACTTCCCTATTTAGTAGACACCTCCTGTCTGCTGCTAGAACACGTCAACTGTATCTTCATCGTCCATTTCCAACTGTGCAGCTGTATCTGTTTCATCGATTGGCTGCCCATCAAGTTGGAATCTGATCTGCCTCATTGACAAACCTGGGCTTTCACAATAGGCTTTCATTAGTTTGGTAAGTGATGTATTGCTCTTAATCTTAACATGGTGCCCTACCACTTTCAAATTAATATGATTGTTGTCCTTAGTCTTGTCTACTTCTTTGGGCTTTTCTTTGGCCATGGCAAAGGTCAAAGTGAAGGTGCCATTTCAACAAAAGAGGTGCTGGGCCGACACCCAGTGAACACACAAGTAGCACCAGGAGTGACAGAAGAAGGAGGTGGAGTGGCAGCTCCAGTAGcagtggaggagaaagagggcacGCACACTGTAGTGTGGGTTCCTAAAATACAACCctcttatttatgttttctttgtcttgtaTTACTATTTGAtatcttttgttttatgtgtttgtgtttgttcttTAGTCATGTTGTATTTAAGAGTTACATGTATGATGCTAATGTATCCTGTGGAGGCAGAATAGCAGCAATTTAAGTGTGCAGACTATGGAGCCAGAAAGCCTGGGTTTGGGATTCTTGATTCCACCATCTTGCTGCATGACTTTTGGCAAGTCACTGGTCTTTCTTCCTatgtaaaaaataaggaaatagaatcATTTCTCCTTTATGATTGTTTTGAACTATTAAGTGAAGTAGTGCATGAAACATTTATCATATAGTTAAAAGCATTTAACAGACTTAAGACAAATTGCCATATAATATAAGTGCAGTTATTATTATCTTCgtctctttgaaaaatttttaatgtttatttatttttgagcaagtgagaaagagacagagcacaagtaggggaggggcagagagaaagagacagagagagagagagagagagagacagagagaaacatacacacagaatccaaagcaggcttcaggctctgagctgtcagcacagagtctgatgtagggcttgaactcaccataagatcatgacctgagccaacgtcaacacttaaccgactgagccgcccaggcgcccctattatttttcttttaattagacctttttagatattttttttggGGAGAAATGCACATTATAAGGACAGGAATGATTCAACTTGATTATCTCCATTCAAGGAAAgtttaaatagagaaaattttgATCCATAAAACCCAAGGCAATTTAAACCAATTAGTACCAGTGTAGAGAAGCAAGAAACACTTGTTTCTGTCCTAGGACGAACTGAGCTGTGGAACACGCCAGAAGAGGACATCAGCCATTTAGTGCCATTTCCTTTCTCAGATACAACTTTGTTCTTAGCCACCCTGTTTGTACTGTTACTGTCAAATTTAggcttttccatttctccttaCTGAAATGGTGAGATTGAAGGCTAGTAGGTCTAACAAAGAACAGGTACCCGGGGGTAATTTTGGTGATAGATTTTTGAAATATGGCtgtatgcaattttattttattttattttttaatgttttctttattcttgagacagagagagacagagcatgagtggggagaggcagagagagagggagacacagaatccaaagcaggctccgggctctgagctgtcagcacagagtctgacacggggattgaacccacgaatgtgagaccatgacctgagccgaagtcggaggcttaaccgactgagccacccaggcaccccagcaatttTAATACTCTGTGGaattttctgaacattttaaaagataacttaaCAATTGCCTTGTATACACCTGAAGACTTAATATACCACCAAAGTCATTCTCTCTTCTACACACTGGACCTAGATTGAGCCTCACAATAACTAATTAGAAGCACACCCAGAATTTGGTCAATGGTTctgactgttttttaaaatattttaaattaaagtttatttatttttgagagagagagagagaactgtgagatcatgacctgagctgaagtcagacgcttaacctactgagccccctgGGTTCCCTTGACTGTTGTTTTTGTATATGGGTCCTGTGCATCTCTAGATTCCAGCAACTAATAGATGACAGTTACACTGCTTTGCTTAATACTATTTCCCACCAATGTTTTCTTGTCATGCAACTCCATGGGGACCCATTTTAAATTATACCAATAAATCCTAGTTAGTCAAGTGTGCATAGAGACTTCCTGAAATGCAAAATGCTGTATTAacaattatataaatgttttttatagttCCCATCAGATTATAGATGATCTGAGAGTTGAGGAATTCtagattaaatacattttttctttcttttggaagtctggagaatttatattttaattgtttactaCACTATGAATAGTCTAAACTGCCAAATTATTATGCTATAATGttaaaagaaagctaaaaaaaaagccaaaattattCAAGATACCATGTGATAGAGGCTTATGATAGGGAACAAATAATGTACTATGACAAAAACCAGATCTTAGAAAAAAGCCTACATGGTAGGAGTAACGgcattctctcaatttttaattGAGAAAGCTTATTTGCTCTCATGGAGAGCatattatattcttaaatgtATGCATACGTGGagataaagcagaagaaaatgttctttgaaaaatgagtCATATTGATAGCAAACCATGGTTGGGTTTTGCTTTAATGTTTACCAAATAAATGCCATTCTAAGGCTATATTCACTTGCAAGTATGTGGTGTTTATATCTGAAAACTTTTGCTAATTAGGAATTGGGTGAATAATGTGGGGGAAGATAAATCTGTGTTCTACATAAATCTGTGCATAAAATTTTATGACATAATATAAATGCTAAAGTTTCTCAGATAGTAAGTGTTGCAGCTATCCCATTCGGTCATTacaatttcaaaaatgtattggAACACTTCTTTGCTCCTAAGTGGTTAAGAAGAACTACAACTAAATTAagctgaaacaagaaaaaaggacatgtatatatttattgagtttgtTATATTAGCCTTTTTATTATGGGTCTTTTTATGCCTTTGAGTTACCATCTGGtataattttcttattcaaaaCAGCTTTGTTATTACCCACCTCTTTTGTGCTTTAATtgt
Encoded proteins:
- the LOC115278073 gene encoding small ubiquitin-related modifier 2-like isoform X1 is translated as MAKEKPKEVDKTKDNNHINLKVVGHHVKIKSNTSLTKLMKAYCESPGLSMRQIRFQLDGQPIDETDTAAQLEMDDEDTVDVF
- the LOC115278073 gene encoding small ubiquitin-related modifier 4-like isoform X2 — protein: MAKEKPKEVDKTKDNNHINLKVVGHHVKIKSNTSLTKLMKAYCESPAAQLEMDDEDTVDVF